Proteins from a single region of Strix aluco isolate bStrAlu1 chromosome 5, bStrAlu1.hap1, whole genome shotgun sequence:
- the MLC1 gene encoding membrane protein MLC1 isoform X1, whose amino-acid sequence MTREEGYREEFSYDRMPTLERGKQENGNYIPDIKSSDLQLSKRLHPCFSYRTWIFSLLMGTCLLITSGFSLYLGNIFPSEMDYLRCAAGSCIPSAVVSFAIARNKINVIPNFQILFVSTFAVTTTCLIWFGCKLVLNPSAININFNLILLILLEIFMATTVIISARSTEDCCTRNKNTAYDSTIILSNVSFPTRILKSYSVVEVIIGISSVFGGIIALNMDVLVSGPYLSVTFFWILVACFPSAIASHVAAEYPSKCLVEVLIAISSVTSPLLFTASAYLSFSIMQVVDIFKNYPPAVKQSYDVLLLLLMLMLLIQACLTIGTVIQCVNYKTKMKLHDSSWTASQVKKQEYKTTEVSNNTLKDFDKDKAWKAVVVQMAQ is encoded by the exons ATGACCAGGGAAGAAGGTTACAGAGAAGAATTTAGCTATGACAGGATGCCAACTTTGGAGAGGGGAAAACAAGAGAATGGAAATTATATACCAGATATCAAATCCAGTGACCTTCAGCTATCAAAGAGGCTGCATCCTTGCTTTAGTTACAGAACATGGATCTTTTCTTTGCTGATGGGA ACTTGCCTCCTTATTACTTCTGGATTTTCACTATAtctgggaaatatttttccatctgaaatgGATTATTTACGTTGTGCAGCAGGTTCA TGTATTCCATCAGCAGTTGTGAGCTTTGCTATAGCGAGGAATAAAATTAATGTG ataCCCAATTTTCAGATTCTGTTTGTCTCTACATTTGCTGTTACAACAACATGTTTAATTTGGTTTGGATGCAAACTTGTCCTCAATCCATCAGCTATAAAT ATAAATTTCAACTTGATTCTACTTATTCTGCTGGAAATCTTCATGGCAACTACTGTGATCATTTCAGCTAGGTCTACTGAAGACTGCTGTACGAGAAACAAA AATACTGCATATGACAGTACCATCATTTTGAGCAATGTCAGCTTTCCTACTCGAATTCTGAAGTCATACTCA GTAGTTGAAGTGATTATTGGAATTTCATCAGTATTTGGTGGAATAATTGCTTTGAATATGGATGTTCTAGTCTCAGGTCCATATCTTTCAGTAACATTCTTTTGGATCTTAGTTGCT TGCTTTCCCAGTGCTATTGCAAGTCATGTAGCTGCTGAATATCCAAGTAAATGTCTG GTTGAGGTCCTGATTGCCATTAGCAGTGTTACCTCTCCGTTATTGTTCACTGCTTCTGCATACTTATCCTTCAGTATCATGCAAGTTGTTGACATCTTTAAAAATTACCCACCTGCTGTTAAA CAATCTTATGATGTACTCCTCTTGCTTCTGATGTTGATGCTGCTAATTCAGGCATGCCTTACTATTGGAACTGTAATACAGTGTGTAAATtacaagacaaaaatgaaactacATGATTCGTCATGGACAGCATCACAGGTTAAGAAACAGGAATACAAAACAACAGAG GTTTCCAATAATACCTTAAAGGATTTTGACAAAGACAAAGCCTGGAAAGCAGTTGTGGTGCAGATGGCTCAGTAG
- the MLC1 gene encoding membrane protein MLC1 isoform X2: MTREEGYREEFSYDRMPTLERGKQENGNYIPDIKSSDLQLSKRLHPCFSYRTWIFSLLMGTCLLITSGFSLYLGNIFPSEMDYLRCAAGSINFNLILLILLEIFMATTVIISARSTEDCCTRNKNTAYDSTIILSNVSFPTRILKSYSVVEVIIGISSVFGGIIALNMDVLVSGPYLSVTFFWILVACFPSAIASHVAAEYPSKCLVEVLIAISSVTSPLLFTASAYLSFSIMQVVDIFKNYPPAVKQSYDVLLLLLMLMLLIQACLTIGTVIQCVNYKTKMKLHDSSWTASQVKKQEYKTTEVSNNTLKDFDKDKAWKAVVVQMAQ; this comes from the exons ATGACCAGGGAAGAAGGTTACAGAGAAGAATTTAGCTATGACAGGATGCCAACTTTGGAGAGGGGAAAACAAGAGAATGGAAATTATATACCAGATATCAAATCCAGTGACCTTCAGCTATCAAAGAGGCTGCATCCTTGCTTTAGTTACAGAACATGGATCTTTTCTTTGCTGATGGGA ACTTGCCTCCTTATTACTTCTGGATTTTCACTATAtctgggaaatatttttccatctgaaatgGATTATTTACGTTGTGCAGCAGGTTCA ATAAATTTCAACTTGATTCTACTTATTCTGCTGGAAATCTTCATGGCAACTACTGTGATCATTTCAGCTAGGTCTACTGAAGACTGCTGTACGAGAAACAAA AATACTGCATATGACAGTACCATCATTTTGAGCAATGTCAGCTTTCCTACTCGAATTCTGAAGTCATACTCA GTAGTTGAAGTGATTATTGGAATTTCATCAGTATTTGGTGGAATAATTGCTTTGAATATGGATGTTCTAGTCTCAGGTCCATATCTTTCAGTAACATTCTTTTGGATCTTAGTTGCT TGCTTTCCCAGTGCTATTGCAAGTCATGTAGCTGCTGAATATCCAAGTAAATGTCTG GTTGAGGTCCTGATTGCCATTAGCAGTGTTACCTCTCCGTTATTGTTCACTGCTTCTGCATACTTATCCTTCAGTATCATGCAAGTTGTTGACATCTTTAAAAATTACCCACCTGCTGTTAAA CAATCTTATGATGTACTCCTCTTGCTTCTGATGTTGATGCTGCTAATTCAGGCATGCCTTACTATTGGAACTGTAATACAGTGTGTAAATtacaagacaaaaatgaaactacATGATTCGTCATGGACAGCATCACAGGTTAAGAAACAGGAATACAAAACAACAGAG GTTTCCAATAATACCTTAAAGGATTTTGACAAAGACAAAGCCTGGAAAGCAGTTGTGGTGCAGATGGCTCAGTAG